The genomic interval TGGCAGGAAGACGGAAATGGTGGAGGGCGGGGCGGCCGTCGAGCCCTTTGCCGTCGTAGTGCGCGAGGAACTCCGCGACGGTGATGCTCCTGTACAGCGGCGGGTCGCCGGAGTCGGAGGTGAGCTCGGCGATGGGCCCGTACAGCCTGTCGCTCCGGCTGGTCTCGCACCCGAGGTCGACGTTGCAGAAAGCTGCCACCGacacccgcgccgcctccctgcTCCGGTTGGCCACCACCCGGTGCTCCACGCTCCTCAGCCTCCCGTTGCTCACCAGCTGCAGCAGGTCGCCGACGTTGACGACGAGCGCGCCGGCCACGGGCGGCACGTCCAcccagcggcgccggccgtcgccttCGTCCTCGAGTTCGAGGAGCGCCTGGAGGCCGCCCATGCCGTCCTGCAGGAGCACGGTGAGGAACGCCGGGTCGGAGTGCCGGCTCGTGCCTACGGTGAGGTCCGGCTCCGGGCACGGCGGGTAGTAGTTGCTCACCACGCTGACGCCGTCGGCGCAGCCCATCTCCCCCAGGCGGCCGCGCTCCAGCTCCAGCGCCGACGACAGGAGCTCCAGGACCGACACGGCCAGCCGGCGCGCCAGCTCGGCGTACTCCAGCAGCACGCCCCTCACGGCGGCCGGGAGCTCctccggccgcggcgggtCCGGCGCCGCCTGGACGAAGAGCGTGTCGCGCCAGTTGGCGGCGGGCGACTCGAACAGGTCGAAGTTGGAGTTGAACCTCACCTTGCGCCCCGGGTCCCTCGTGTACGCCTcccgcttcgccgccgccggctgctcgTGGAagcgccgcaccgccgccagcGTCTCCTCCATGGCGCGCACCGGC from Oryza brachyantha chromosome 3, ObraRS2, whole genome shotgun sequence carries:
- the LOC107303434 gene encoding DIBOA-glucoside dioxygenase BX6-like isoform X1 is translated as MSAYDARLRDLKAFDNTKAGVKGLVDAGATAVPRIFHHPPDPTPVASAGAIPVIDLACADRDQVVARVRAAAGSVGFFQVVNHGVPVRAMEETLAAVRRFHEQPAAAKREAYTRDPGRKVRFNSNFDLFESPAANWRDTLFVQAAPDPPRPEELPAAVRGVLLEYAELARRLAVSVLELLSSALELERGRLGEMGCADGVSVVSNYYPPCPEPDLTVGTSRHSDPAFLTVLLQDGMGGLQALLELEDEGDGRRRWVDVPPVAGALVVNVGDLLQLVSNGRLRSVEHRVVANRSREAARVSVAAFCNVDLGCETSRSDRLYGPIAELTSDSGDPPLYRSITVAEFLAHYDGKGLDGRPALHHFRLPATLP
- the LOC107303434 gene encoding DIBOA-glucoside dioxygenase BX6-like isoform X2; its protein translation is MSAYDARLRDLKAFDNTKAGVKGLVDAGATAVPRIFHHPPDPTPVASAGAIPVIDLACADRDQVVARVRAAAGSVGFFQVVNHGVPVRAMEETLAAVRRFHEQPAAAKREAYTRDPGRKVRFNSNFDLFESPAANWRDTLFVQAAPDPPRPEELPAAVRGVLLEYAELARRLAVSVLELLSSALELERGRLGEMGCADGVSVDGMGGLQALLELEDEGDGRRRWVDVPPVAGALVVNVGDLLQLVSNGRLRSVEHRVVANRSREAARVSVAAFCNVDLGCETSRSDRLYGPIAELTSDSGDPPLYRSITVAEFLAHYDGKGLDGRPALHHFRLPATLP